TCGGACTCTATCTACACGATCGCCCTTATCCCCCGAATGTGCGCACAGGCGGCAGTGCACAATACACGCTATCCGGTAAATATTCACGTCTCACTGGACTTGTAGGCGCCGCAGACAGTTCACTGAAGAGCACCGCAACAGGCAATATGACCATCATCGGAGACGGCAAGGAGTTAGCTGTCGTTACCGGTATTCGTACAGGTGAGTCCCCGAAGCCTGTAGAAGTTGATGTAACTGGCATTCAGTCGCTTCGCATTCAATTCAACTCAGATCGACAAGGTCTCATCAATATGCTGTTCATTAATCCCGAGCTGACCGCTGCAGCTTCAACTGCGGTGGCCGCCTCTCCAGTTACTGCTGCATCGGACGTGCAGCTCGTAAGCCGCAACCGTACTGCCGAATTCGTAGCGATCGTCAATCGTGGCGCATCGCCCGTTGATCTGAAGGGATGGCGCGTTGAGAGCACGGACGGTCAAGAATCGTTCACCTTCCAACAAAGCTTCCTGCTCGGAGCCGGTAGCTACGTATTCTTAACCAGCGGAAGCGATGGGGCCCTGGGTCGACGCTCCGATTTCCAAGACTATGCGCGTACCATTGTCTGGTCTGCAGAGCCCATCTGGTCTGACAGCGCAGAGGATGAAGCCCAGCTCTATAACGCAGAAGGTGCGCTTGTTAGTGTTTACAAATAGTTCATCGTTTATCTACCCTAGATATTGATATACTAGACAAGAGTGTGCCATTTACAGAACTTTCCTGTAGACTGTGTACGTACTTTACCTTAAGAAGGAGCGAATCTAATGGGTCGAGTGTTGCATTTCGAAATTCATGTCGACGATATGGAGCGTGCAAAGAAGTTTTACGGAGAAGTGTTCGGATGGACCTATGAGGATTGGAGCGAGTTCGCCGGTATGCCTTACTTCGGGGCCATTACAGGCGATTCCAAGGAAATGGGTATCAACGGTGCTCTAATGCAGCGGCAGGGGGCTTCCCCACAGCCCGGCCAACCGATGAACGGGTATACGTGTACGATGGGAATAGCGGATTACGATGCGACCGAGGCTACAATCTTGAGCTTGGGTGGAACGGTAGCATTGCCAAAGCACGCGCTTCCTGGCATGGCTTGGCAAGGCTACTATGTAGACACGGAAGGCAACATCTTCGGCATTCATCAGCCAGATCCAGACGCGAAGTAAACATATGGCTAGTACAAGCTGCTTTATTCAGCAAGAAGCTCGGGTGGTGGCACCCGGGCTTCTTTTATTATTTTTTTACTAGCCCCACTTACTAGCTTTACTCTATAATGGTAATGGCTTGTTATTAATCCAGTTATGAACACGGAGGTCACTACCAAATGAGGCTCGCATTACCACAACGACTACTTCCATTAGTTGTATCCGGCACGATGCTATTCAGCAGCCTGCTGCCGGCAAGCGCGGCTTATGGAGCACCAGCTGCACTGCAGGACATCGCAGACTCTTACGCTCACAAGGAGATTCAAGCGCTCGTAGAGGCCGGTATCGTCGGCGGATACGAGGACGGCTCCTTCCGGCCAGAGGCTGACATGACGCGTGCCGAGCTGTCCAAGATCATCGCCCTAACGGCTGGCTTGACCGAGCAGCCCGACCAAGCTTCGTCGTATACAGACGTCGCCACCGACAGCTGGTACCGCGGATTCGTAGGAGCGCTCGTGGCCGCTGGCATTACGCAGGGCACTTCCTCGAACCAATTTTCACCGAATGATCAAGTAACGCGCGAGGAGCTGGTCGTCTTCTTTATCCGGGCGATGGGACTTGCGGAGAAGGCGCAGGCAGCTGCGCTTCAATCGACGGCATTCGCTGATTGGGAGGAAGTGGCGGAATGGGCGAAGCCTGCTGTAGCACTCGCGTCTCAGATCGGCTTCATTCAAGGCTCGAAGAGCAGTGAAGACGGCTCTGTTCGGTTCATGCCTCGTGCATATGCCCAGCGGCAAGCGCTGGCTCGACTCGCGTACGAGTTCAGAACGAACCGTGCGGCGTATGAAGCGAAGGCGAAGCTGCTGCTCGATGCGAAGCCGACCGAATCGCAGCAAGTCGGTAGCTCCGTCGAATCTATGACAGCCCCAAGCTCCACTACGGTTGAGGTCACCTTCAAGCAAGATGTGGACAAGGTGAAGGCCGAAGATTTTACCTTTGATCATAATCTGAAGGTGACGAACGCTGTGTTGAAATCAGGCAGCAAGCGCATCGTCGTCTTGACTACGAGCACTCAAACAGGAGGCACCTCCTATACGCTGACGTATCTGGGGCGTTCGACCGACATTCGCGTTACCGGTGCAGCCAGCTTCTTTGGCGGTGGTGGTGGTGGCAGTAGCAGTGGCAATGGCGGCGGCAGCAGCAATGACGGTGGCGGCAGCAATGGCGGTGGCGGTGGCGGCGGCGGCAGCTCACCTACTGTAGCGCAGCAGCTCGCGAGCGGAACACCGCAGACGGAGCTTACCGTCAGCAGCTCCGGGACGTATGGCCCAGAGAGCGGCACACGAACGACCGTGCAGCGGCTCATTATCGATCCAGGCCCGACAGGCGAGGTGACCCTGCTCAATATTAATCCGGAAGTGCTGGAGATTCGCTCCGGAAGTGCGCAATCTGTCAAGCTGCAGTCCGCTACGGTGGGTAAGCTTACTGTCGCCGAAAACAACCAGCAGCACCAGGTGCGCGTAGCGCTTCAAGCCGGAGCTAACGTTAATGCTACCGAAGTGCGTTCGAAAGCAATCCTGGAAGGTGCGGCCTCGGATTCATCGTTCGGTCCGATTACGGTAACAGCCGATGCGGCTGGTAAGCCAATCACTCTTCGCGGCGGAATTGATTCGGAGATCACTGTCGAAGCAGCCGGAGCGACCGTCACGATGGAGCCGCCAAGCGTAGGCAACAGCGTTCAGACGAATATTAAGAAGCTGAAGTTAAATGCTACAGCTGACCTGAAGCTGCAATCCGGAACAGTTCTCGAGTCAGTGTACGTGAATGCCGCAGGAATAGCCTTCAAGGTGGATGGACCGGGAGCTGTTCAAGCGCTTCAGGTGTCTGACGCAGCTGCAGGGGCATCGATCGAGCTGGGCTCTGGCTCCAATGTGTCGAAGATCCACACCAGCATTCCTGTCGCTCTGACAGGCGATACCGAAGCAGCAGCCAAGGTCATCCTCGAAGGAAGCGGCTCGCTTGCGATGGACGAAGCGTTCGAGCTTGAGGTGAAGAACAAGACGATCCTGCTTGCTGTAGAAGCCATGTCTGCTGCGCTCCAGAGCAATGCCGGCTACTCCGAGCTGTTACAGAAATACATTGCTGCAGACTCCTTAATTGCGAAAGCGTTAAGCCTTGGAGCATCCGAATCCACATTCGGCTCTCTCATATCCTACAAGCTGTCTAGAGGCTACGTGTACGGGATCCGAGATACGCTAGCAGCAGTAAAGCTCAAGTTCGCGGAAGGAGACTCTGCCTCATCCGTTACTCAAAAGCCTACTTTTATTGCTCCAACAACAACAACTGCTGTCGTCGCATGGTCCTCTTCACACCCTGCGTTATCGTACTGGAGTCCATTACACCGTCCTGCTCGTGGTGAAGGAGATGCCGAAGTCACGTTAACTGCTCAAGTATACAACGGACCATACGTAGGCTCTAAGTCATTCACCGTAACGGTGAAAGAGTTGGAGAGTCAGCCACATGAATTAATTAGCTTGCGTAGTGACCTTGTGCTGGTCGTATTCGACGACGCTGTGGCGAATCCGACTGCTGCCGAGTATTCGTTCGATGGAGGATTACAAGTACTGCAGGCTACGCATTATCCGCAATACCCGAACCTCGTGGTGCTGAACGTGTCAGAACAGACGAATGACAAGTCGTACGCGCTGACATGGAATGGAGCGGCAACAGGGAAGCTGCTCACAGGGAGCACATCCAGCGTATGCTCGGCTTCATTGTGTGTAATCCCGAACTCAAACATCGGTATCCCTGTGCCGGGAGTGATGGTACCAGGAATCATCTATGGCCAAGTGAAAGACATTAACTCCAAACCAGTACAAGGAGCGACAGTCACGCTGTCTGGTACGAATCTGACCACGACAACTGGCTATGACGGCTACTTCAGATTCGAGGAAGTCCCTTCCGGCGTAACGTACACGGTCAAGGTAAACAAGTCGGGATATGCGGAAGCAAGCTCGGAGAGCCTCTATCTCGCTTCGGGTCAACCGTTGTGGGCGCCGCCTTTGTGGCTCATTTCGCCACCAGAAGCGGTCAGCTCCTATATCAATATCTACTACTACTCGGCCCAGCGTAGCGTGAGCTTGTTCTGGTCACCTCCCTCAGGCTACGGCTTGACACCGACTACGTTCAAGGTTTATAAAAACGGGGAGCTAGCGATTGAAACGTCCCAGTTCTATATCGCCGTTGAAGGCATGGAGCCCATGACGACCTATACATTCGCGGTCGAGGCGTGCAATGTGGCTGGCTGCTCAGCTAAGACGACAGTTACTTACACGACGCCTACCAAATTGAAAATAATCAATGTTAGACCCTATGATTCCGTGAGTCAGACCGTGTACGCTCCGTTACAGCCCGACACACAAGCAGAGTCGCTTAAATATAATTTCCCTGCTCATTTAGAATCGCCGGATGCTCTGCTTGTACAGGTCGCGGATGCTACCTACAGCTCGGGTCAGACTCTCACGAAGGGAGCACTTGTGCCTGGGACATTTGAAGTGTCCAGCCTCAGTTGGACAGAGGGTGTTAACGAGCCTTTACATCATAAGATGGAAGGATCTTTCATCACGATTGAAGGAGCGACTTACTTACTATTTAAGCCTCTTAAGGAGCATCTTACTGCCAACAGGTTCACTCTTTATACCTTATTCGATTTGAAGTATAACTGGATGGGGCAACAGTATGAAGTTGACTACATGTCCTTCAATGTCGAGTTAAAGTAAGCAGAGACGCATTGCAAGCTTAATGTTGGACACATGAAAGAGGCATGATTCCGGTTGTTATCGGTCTCATGCCTTTTTTCTTATCCATCGTCGGTACTGATGGGAGCGTCAGGGTCTGGATTCAGCACATGGAGAAACAACACGGCCTCGGATCGATTGACATCGACCCAACAAGACCGTGTTGGTGGAACATGAAGCTTATTCAGGTAGTAACCGTTCTTCTCCAGTGGAGTTGAGCTCGTAGCGGTGCTCTCTGGACGCTTCCTCTATATCAGCGAATGCCCAGTGACTCGCACTGACGTCCTGCCATGTCGCTGCTTGCACGCCAGTCAACGGACCTCGCTTCAGGAGACGATTCAGCATCTTCACCATCTCTGCCCGCGTTACGCCAGCATCCGGCTGGAACACTCCTCCGTCGTAACCATTGACTACTCCAGCCGCGTACAGAATGCGGATCGACTCCTCCGCCCAATGTCCGGCTAAATCCGAGAAGACCGCGGCAGGCTCCGTTCCGCGGAGCTGCTTCCAGCGCACAGCCAGCACAGCAAATTCAGCACGCGTGATCGCTCGATCCGGCTGGAAGCTTCCTTCGCCAACTCCAAGCATGATGCCCTTAGCTCGCAGACCTTCGATCGCTTCAACAGCCCAATGACTGGAAGGTACGTCGAGGTATGAGCTTGGGACTGCCTGCTTTGCCTGTTCGCCTTCCATCAGCAATATGCGCCACAGCATGGAGGCAAGCTCGGCACGCGTTGTTGTTTTCTCAGGCTGGAAGAAGCCTCCTGCATAGCCTTGAACATAAGGGTAGTGCTTCAGCTTATTCGCATCTGAAGGCTTCTCCTCTGGCTCCTGCTTCGGATCAACATTCTTAGCTGGCGTCTCCGTTGTTCCATCACCTGAGCCTGAGCCATCGTTGCTCGGATTGACCGTGTCCATCTTCAGAATGGTGAACGTACTGAACTTGTTAATCAGGATAGACAGACCGATAATTCCTCCTGTCGAATCACGCTCAATTGCAGCTTTCTTCAGATCGATGTCACCATCGCTATGCTCGATGTACACGTACAGCTTAGCGAGATAGCTTTCTTGAGCAGCTGTCCCGGAAGGAGCATTCAGCTTGCTTAATGGGAACAGCAGCTTCGTTGCGTGAGCACGGTAGTTCGTCTCGATGCTCATCGGAGTACCGACATAGCTCACCGATCGTTGACCAGCCTCTTGCTTGACCCGCTGATCGTTCAGCGCTTCACGTGTAACCTGTGCAACCTCTGCTTGCTTACGGATTGGGATGAAGCGGAAGAATAGATCCTGCCCTTCAACGCTCAGCTCGGTCAGAGAGCTCTTCGGAATAATGACGCTAGCTCCATCTGTCTCCAAGGACAAGTCCGTTTTACCAGCTAACGGCTTATAAGCCGCGGCTGGAGCCTCGATGGCTACTTCATCTGCCGGAGCCTCCGGAAGGTCGGTAACAACGACACGTACAGAAGTCTTGTTGCTGTTAAGCGCCTCATTGAGGGCTGACTGAATTTTGCCAGGGTCCAGCTTCGCCTTATCTACATGGGTACCATCCGACCATGACTTACGCACAATCGTGGTCTGCTCCACATCAACACTGCCTTCACCTGTCCGTATAGGGACTGTACGTGATGATTCACCTAGGACGAACAGATTGGCTTGCTTGACTACTAATAAAAAGGTTCGCTTCGCTTCAACGCCATCCTGCATAGCTGTAGCCGTCAACAGGATCACCGTATCCCCACTCAAGCTACGTGTCACTTGACCTGTGGAGCTTACGATTCCAGGTTGACTGGAACTCCAGCTGATACTCACATCATGAAGCCCCGATGTTGGAAGGGTGACATTCTGCGTAACACTCTCCCATGAATCGCTCGATGCGTAACCAACTGTAAGAGCCTTCAGCGCATCCTCCAGCTCCTGTGAAGCGGACTTGGTTACTTGAATCTGCAGCTGAGTTGATAGATTGCCGTATGTTGCTTGCAGTACAGTTGCGCCGGTCATACGTCCCTTGACCTTGCCACTGGACTCCAGCTCGGCCACTTGGTCAGGCGAGAATTGATACTGCGCAGCAGCGGTAACATCCGCTGTGCTTCCATCTGAGTATGTTCCCTCGAGCGCAATGGAGGCCGTACTTCCCTCCTTAATCGTCAGCTCGGTTGGACTGAACTCCAGCTTCGACAGTACCGCGTTGACGACAATGGTCGCACTCGCTGGTTGCTGACCATATACAGCATTCACAACAGCTGTGCCTGGTAATTGTCCTGTGATCGTGCCAGGGGCAACAATTCCCGCAACCCCGGCTACATTGAAGGTGTACTGACTCTTCGCTGTTACATCCACCTCGTTATGATCCGAGAGCCTCAGCTTCAGTGAGAACGGTACAGTGCTCCCATGCGAGACGGAGTAAGATGTGGAATCAAAGTACAGGCCGATCGGCTTAGGCATGACGTGAACCGTTCTTGTCATCTCCTCAGCAGCGTTCCCTGCTGCATCAACAGCGTTATAGCGAAGCGTGTAGCTTCCAACATTGGCCGTATCTACTGAACCTGTGATGGTCGCTTGCAGCTGCGAGGTTATGTTATCCGTCACGACAGCACCCGGTTCTACATATGCACTGTCCACGTACAAGTTCATGGACGAATCGCCGTTTAACTGGATCATCGGCTTCGTCTTGTCGATCTGTACTCGACTGAAAATCTCCGCACTCACGTTGCCGCTCAAGTCACGCTGTCTTGCATACAGCAGATAATTACCTTCCTCCGTCAGCGTAACAGGTCCCGAATAGGACAGCCAGACTATGCTGGGCTCAATTCGATATTCGATCGTTGCATCAGGCTCGCCAGTCAGCGTAGCTGTCACGTCAGCTGACGTCCATGTTGTATGGCTCAGTTGAAGCTGAACCGTGCCTGGAGGTGTTAGGTCTGCAAAGCTCGCTGTCACTTGGAGGTTCGACGCAACCTGAGCATCCGTCCGTGTTGCTGTCTGCAATCCGTCACTCCATCCCGTGAACGTGTAGCCTGTATCGGGAACGGCGGTCACCGCTGTTCCACTCCCTCCGAAGCTCACCGACTGAACAGCTGCCCCTACAAGTTGTCCGTTGGCTCCAGCTGTGTATGTCAGCGTGTACGTGTTTATCGTCCACTTCGCATACAGCGTTACATTGCCAGACAACGTGAATGTCGCGTCTGCCGCGTAGTCCGTTCCAGTGCCGTCCGCCGCTGTGTTCCAGCCTGCGAACGTGTAGCCCGTACGAACCAACGCGCCTGTATTTCCACTCACCGTCACCGTGCTGTTATAGCTCTGCGTCACCACAGCTGGTACAGTGCCGCCTGTCGAGCCGTTGCCGTCATACGTCACCGTGTGGCTATCTGCCGTCCACTTCGCGTACAGCGTTACATTGCCAGTCAACGTGAATGTCACGTTTGCCGCGTAGTCCGTTCCGCTTCCATCCGATGCTGTATTCCAGCCTGCGAACGTGTAGCCCGTACGTACCAACGCGCCTGTGTTCCCACTCACCGTCACCGTGCTGTTGTAGCTCTGCGTCACCACAGCTGGCGCTGTGCCGCCTGTCGAGCCGTTGCCAGCATACGTCACCGTGTAGCTGTCCGCCGTCCACTTTGCATACAGCGTTACATTGCCAGTCAACGTGAATGTCGCGTCTGCCGCGTAGTCCGTTCCAGTGCCGTCCGCCGCTGTGTTCCAGCCTGCGAACGTGTAGCCCGTACGAACCAACACGCCTGTATTCCCACTCACCGTCACCGTGCTGTTGTAGCTCTGCGTCACCATAGCTGGTGCTGTGCCGCCGGTCGAGCCGTTGCCGTCATACGTCACCGTGTAGCTGTCCGCCGTCCACTTCGCATACAGCGTCACGTTGCCAACTAGCGTGAAGGTCGCGCCGCCTGCATAGTCCGTACCTGTACCGTCCGCCGCTGTGTTCCAGCCTGCGAACGAGTAGCCTGTGCGTACCAGTGTGCCCGTGTTTCCACTCACCGTCACCGTGCTGTTGTAGCTCTGCGTCACCACAGCTGGTACAGTGCCGCCCGTCGAGCCGTTGCCGTCATACGTCACCGTATAGCTGTCCGCCGTCCACTTCGCGTACAGCGTTACATTGCCAACTAGCGTGAAGGTCGCGCCGCCTGCGTAGTCCGTACCTGTACCGTCCGCCGCTGTGTTCCAGCCTGCGAACGTGTAGCCTGTGCGTACCAGTGTGCCCGTGTTTCCACTCACCGTCACCGTGCTGTTGTAGCTCTGCGTCACCACAGCTGGCGCTGTGCCGCCTGTCGAGCCGTTGCCGTCATACGTCACCGTGTAGCTGTCCGCCGTCCACTTCGCATACAGCGTTACATTGCCAACTAGCGTGAATGTCGCCCCGCCTGCGTAGTCCGTACCTGTACCGTCCGCCGCTGTGTTCCAGCCTGCGAACGAGTATCCTGTACGTGAGAGCGTTCCTGTATTCCCACTCACCGTCACCGTACTGTTATAGCTCTGCGTCACCACAGCTGGCGCTGTGCCGCCTGTCGAGCCGTTGCCAGCATACGTCACCGTGTAGCTGTCCGCCGTCCACTTCGCGTACAGCGTTACATTGCCAGTCAAGGCGAATGTCGCACCACCCGCGTAGTCCGTTCCGCTTCCGTCCGCCGCTGTGTTCCAGCCTGCGAACGAGTAGCCCGTACGTACCAACACGCCTGTATTCCCACTCACCGTCACCGTGCTGTTGTAGCTCTGCGTCACCACAGCTGGCGCTGTGCCGCCTGTCGAGCCGTTGCCAGCATACGTCACCGTGTAGCTGTCCGCCGTCCACTTCGCGTACAGCGTTACATTGCCAGTCAAGGCGAATGTCGCACCACCCGCGTAGTCCGTTCCGCTTCCATCCGACGCTGTATTCCAGCCTGCGAACGTGTAGCCTGTGCGCACCAGTGTGCCCGTGTTTCCACTCACCGTCACCGTGCTGTTGTAGCTCTGCGTCACCACAGCTGGTGCTGTGCCGCCTGTCGAGCCGTTGCCATCATACGTCACCGTGTAGCTGTCCGCTGTCCACTTCGCATACAGCGTCACGTTGCCAGTCAACGTGAATGTCGCGCCGCCTTCGTAGTCCGTTCCGCTTACGTCCGACGCTGTGTTCCAGCCTGCGAACGTGTAGCCTGTGCGTACCAGTGTGCCCGTGTTTCCACTCACCGTCACCGTGCTGTTGTAGCTCTGCGTCACCACAGCTGGCGCTGTGCCGCCTGTCGAGCCGTTGCCGTCATACGTCACCGTGTAGCTGTCCGCCGTCCACTTCGCGTACAGCGTTACATTGCCAACTAGCGTGAAGGTCGCGCCGCCTACGTAGTCTGTTCCGCTGCCGTCCGCTGCTGTGTTCCAGCCTGCGAACGTGTAGCCTGTACG
Above is a genomic segment from Paenibacillus sp. YYML68 containing:
- a CDS encoding InlB B-repeat-containing protein codes for the protein MLVSRIRGSYLAWLITVAFSLLLAATLVMPQQASATSASFTRGVDPFPDVQFDLRIVFGDFDHDGDIDALSQSNNVMGQGYVFTRRNSDGTFTNFSQVGTSIPDSPFASVDLSGLNGTGGFYGANTIVLDYDQDGDVDIISRSAHQTGGANFLLRNDNGVFTRVADPFPDVQFDSRIEFGDFDNDGDIDALAQDGNVVGQGYIYSRRNADGTYATFNQVGTSIPGTPFATVDLTGMNGLSFFVVDYDNDGDADIVSRSGSHGGSNFILRNDNGASFTRIADPFVDTLFDLRMTFGDFDNDGDVDALQQEGNTAGAGYIFMRREANGSYTRFDQVGVSIPSTPFSSVDLSGLSGSAMYTIDYDSDGDLDIINRSGTNFVLRSAGSPPSLVSSTPANGATNIAVGSNIVMELSEVVTAGSGNLYVRKSSDHSIVETIAVSSGKVTVSGTTITVNPDTTLEGNTSYYITFDLNAFVDSDLQGFGYLDEFARRGYDKPYLLRFTTAASVQYTVTYNGNGHTGGNVPLDGGSYASGATATVLGNTGTLERTGYTFAGWNTASDGTGTDYAGGATLTVSGNVTLYAKWTADSYTVTYAGNGSTGGTAPAVVTQSYNSTVTVSGNTGTLSRTGYTFAGWNTASDGTGTDYAGGATFALTGNVTLYAKWTADSYTVTYAGNGSTGGTAPAVVTQSYNSTVTVSGNTGTLVRTGYTFGGWNTAADGTGTDYAGGATFTLTGNVTLYAKWTADSYTVTYDGNGSTGGTAPAVVTQSYNSTVTVSGNTGALIRTGYTFAGWNTASDGSGTDYAGGATFALTGNVTLYAKWTADSYTVTYDGNGSTGGTAPAVVTQSYNSTVTVSGNTGTLVRTGYTFAGWNTASDGSGTDYAGGATFTLVGNVTLYAKWTADSYTVTYAGNGSTGGTAPAVVTQSYNSTVTVSGNIGSLVRTGYSFAGWNTASDGSGTDYAGGATFTLTGNVTLYAKWTADSYTVTYDGNGSTGGTAPAVVTQSYNSTVTVSGNTGTLVRTGYTFAGWNTASDGSGTDYAGGATFTLTGNVTLYAKWTADSYTVTYDGNGSTGGTAPAVVTQSYNSTVTVSGNTGTLVRTGYTFAGWNTASDGSGTDYAGGATFALTGNVTLYAKWTADSYTVTYAGNGSTGGTAPAVVTQSYNSTVTVSGNTGALVRTGYTFAGWNTAADGSGTDYVGGATFTLVGNVTLYAKWTADSYTVTYDGNGSTGGTAPAVVTQSYNSTVTVSGNTGTLVRTGYTFAGWNTASDVSGTDYEGGATFTLTGNVTLYAKWTADSYTVTYDGNGSTGGTAPAVVTQSYNSTVTVSGNTGTLVRTGYTFAGWNTASDGSGTDYAGGATFALTGNVTLYAKWTADSYTVTYAGNGSTGGTAPAVVTQSYNSTVTVSGNTGVLVRTGYSFAGWNTAADGSGTDYAGGATFALTGNVTLYAKWTADSYTVTYAGNGSTGGTAPAVVTQSYNSTVTVSGNTGTLSRTGYSFAGWNTAADGTGTDYAGGATFTLVGNVTLYAKWTADSYTVTYDGNGSTGGTAPAVVTQSYNSTVTVSGNTGTLVRTGYTFAGWNTAADGTGTDYAGGATFTLVGNVTLYAKWTADSYTVTYDGNGSTGGTVPAVVTQSYNSTVTVSGNTGTLVRTGYSFAGWNTAADGTGTDYAGGATFTLVGNVTLYAKWTADSYTVTYDGNGSTGGTAPAMVTQSYNSTVTVSGNTGVLVRTGYTFAGWNTAADGTGTDYAADATFTLTGNVTLYAKWTADSYTVTYAGNGSTGGTAPAVVTQSYNSTVTVSGNTGALVRTGYTFAGWNTASDGSGTDYAANVTFTLTGNVTLYAKWTADSHTVTYDGNGSTGGTVPAVVTQSYNSTVTVSGNTGALVRTGYTFAGWNTAADGTGTDYAADATFTLSGNVTLYAKWTINTYTLTYTAGANGQLVGAAVQSVSFGGSGTAVTAVPDTGYTFTGWSDGLQTATRTDAQVASNLQVTASFADLTPPGTVQLQLSHTTWTSADVTATLTGEPDATIEYRIEPSIVWLSYSGPVTLTEEGNYLLYARQRDLSGNVSAEIFSRVQIDKTKPMIQLNGDSSMNLYVDSAYVEPGAVVTDNITSQLQATITGSVDTANVGSYTLRYNAVDAAGNAAEEMTRTVHVMPKPIGLYFDSTSYSVSHGSTVPFSLKLRLSDHNEVDVTAKSQYTFNVAGVAGIVAPGTITGQLPGTAVVNAVYGQQPASATIVVNAVLSKLEFSPTELTIKEGSTASIALEGTYSDGSTADVTAAAQYQFSPDQVAELESSGKVKGRMTGATVLQATYGNLSTQLQIQVTKSASQELEDALKALTVGYASSDSWESVTQNVTLPTSGLHDVSISWSSSQPGIVSSTGQVTRSLSGDTVILLTATAMQDGVEAKRTFLLVVKQANLFVLGESSRTVPIRTGEGSVDVEQTTIVRKSWSDGTHVDKAKLDPGKIQSALNEALNSNKTSVRVVVTDLPEAPADEVAIEAPAAAYKPLAGKTDLSLETDGASVIIPKSSLTELSVEGQDLFFRFIPIRKQAEVAQVTREALNDQRVKQEAGQRSVSYVGTPMSIETNYRAHATKLLFPLSKLNAPSGTAAQESYLAKLYVYIEHSDGDIDLKKAAIERDSTGGIIGLSILINKFSTFTILKMDTVNPSNDGSGSGDGTTETPAKNVDPKQEPEEKPSDANKLKHYPYVQGYAGGFFQPEKTTTRAELASMLWRILLMEGEQAKQAVPSSYLDVPSSHWAVEAIEGLRAKGIMLGVGEGSFQPDRAITRAEFAVLAVRWKQLRGTEPAAVFSDLAGHWAEESIRILYAAGVVNGYDGGVFQPDAGVTRAEMVKMLNRLLKRGPLTGVQAATWQDVSASHWAFADIEEASREHRYELNSTGEERLLPE
- a CDS encoding S-layer homology domain-containing protein, with translation MRLALPQRLLPLVVSGTMLFSSLLPASAAYGAPAALQDIADSYAHKEIQALVEAGIVGGYEDGSFRPEADMTRAELSKIIALTAGLTEQPDQASSYTDVATDSWYRGFVGALVAAGITQGTSSNQFSPNDQVTREELVVFFIRAMGLAEKAQAAALQSTAFADWEEVAEWAKPAVALASQIGFIQGSKSSEDGSVRFMPRAYAQRQALARLAYEFRTNRAAYEAKAKLLLDAKPTESQQVGSSVESMTAPSSTTVEVTFKQDVDKVKAEDFTFDHNLKVTNAVLKSGSKRIVVLTTSTQTGGTSYTLTYLGRSTDIRVTGAASFFGGGGGGSSSGNGGGSSNDGGGSNGGGGGGGGSSPTVAQQLASGTPQTELTVSSSGTYGPESGTRTTVQRLIIDPGPTGEVTLLNINPEVLEIRSGSAQSVKLQSATVGKLTVAENNQQHQVRVALQAGANVNATEVRSKAILEGAASDSSFGPITVTADAAGKPITLRGGIDSEITVEAAGATVTMEPPSVGNSVQTNIKKLKLNATADLKLQSGTVLESVYVNAAGIAFKVDGPGAVQALQVSDAAAGASIELGSGSNVSKIHTSIPVALTGDTEAAAKVILEGSGSLAMDEAFELEVKNKTILLAVEAMSAALQSNAGYSELLQKYIAADSLIAKALSLGASESTFGSLISYKLSRGYVYGIRDTLAAVKLKFAEGDSASSVTQKPTFIAPTTTTAVVAWSSSHPALSYWSPLHRPARGEGDAEVTLTAQVYNGPYVGSKSFTVTVKELESQPHELISLRSDLVLVVFDDAVANPTAAEYSFDGGLQVLQATHYPQYPNLVVLNVSEQTNDKSYALTWNGAATGKLLTGSTSSVCSASLCVIPNSNIGIPVPGVMVPGIIYGQVKDINSKPVQGATVTLSGTNLTTTTGYDGYFRFEEVPSGVTYTVKVNKSGYAEASSESLYLASGQPLWAPPLWLISPPEAVSSYINIYYYSAQRSVSLFWSPPSGYGLTPTTFKVYKNGELAIETSQFYIAVEGMEPMTTYTFAVEACNVAGCSAKTTVTYTTPTKLKIINVRPYDSVSQTVYAPLQPDTQAESLKYNFPAHLESPDALLVQVADATYSSGQTLTKGALVPGTFEVSSLSWTEGVNEPLHHKMEGSFITIEGATYLLFKPLKEHLTANRFTLYTLFDLKYNWMGQQYEVDYMSFNVELK
- a CDS encoding lamin tail domain-containing protein, producing MAYAAGSTKIDVYFKNLRYMFDGVEKQQTGSKGFIYEGTTYVPLRFIAESLGKEVSWQGDTETIWIGQQPVQPTNSTSAADRKEIPLTSLKATKQDEASLLAIDSWSTRGHNTAVTKDFQINKTSYSTGLGLYLHDRPYPPNVRTGGSAQYTLSGKYSRLTGLVGAADSSLKSTATGNMTIIGDGKELAVVTGIRTGESPKPVEVDVTGIQSLRIQFNSDRQGLINMLFINPELTAAASTAVAASPVTAASDVQLVSRNRTAEFVAIVNRGASPVDLKGWRVESTDGQESFTFQQSFLLGAGSYVFLTSGSDGALGRRSDFQDYARTIVWSAEPIWSDSAEDEAQLYNAEGALVSVYK
- a CDS encoding VOC family protein, translating into MGRVLHFEIHVDDMERAKKFYGEVFGWTYEDWSEFAGMPYFGAITGDSKEMGINGALMQRQGASPQPGQPMNGYTCTMGIADYDATEATILSLGGTVALPKHALPGMAWQGYYVDTEGNIFGIHQPDPDAK